The Tamandua tetradactyla isolate mTamTet1 chromosome 23, mTamTet1.pri, whole genome shotgun sequence genomic interval ccttctctgggcctcagtttataTTTAACATGGGATGAGGCCACATCTGCATTGGAATGTTGCTGGGAacaacgtgtgtgtgtgtgtgtgtgtgtgcgcgcgcgcgccaTAGCAATGACAGGGGCTGGTATCAGGAACACAGCGTCCCTCTGTCTTGATGGAGCACAGTTCACAGGGTCCTGGGGGTTGGCTTCTCCTTTGGGCATCGTCCCCAAATTCTTGACCCTAAATAGGGACCAGAGGAGTGAGAGCAGGGTCCTGCCAGGGTTGGGTCAGATCCCATCGTTATTTACAATTTCGATATTTTGTCCATCAGGGTTTTTTGGCATTAAGTTTATTTCTAACAATGTTGCATCAAAACGTTATGTATCTGAGTTTTGGGGCACGCCCTTGAATTGTGGGCCCACAGCGAGTGCCTCACTCACCTCACCCTAGACCCAGCTTTGTTAATAATGTCTATTTCACCTCCAGCTATTTGTGTAATGCAGGGGGAGGCTTCagcttttcaattttcttctctgtaatgGGGAGGTAGGGCTCCCTTGAACCAATGGGTTTCGTAAAAAACCGTACTATTGGAGTTTACCCCAGGCTGTTGTGGCTGAATGACTGTTCTTAAAGTGAGTCCACCATGTACGGAGCCCCCAGATTGAGGGATGGAATGTTACCAGCCCCCAATTCCGCCTTCTGCCCTCTACtcgctcccccaccccccgcctggCCATGCCCCTCCTCCTGGGGTCTccccttgctttattttttgtttaatgacACCTTTATCCAGTTCTCATTCACATACCGCCCAATCCACCTATTTAAAGGGTAAAGTTCAATTCTTTTTAGTATCTTTATGgggttgtgcagccatcaccccATAAGAAACCCTGGACCCTTCAGCTATCCCCACCTATCGCCCCAAATCCTAAGGAAATGCcaatttgctttctgtctctagatTTGCCTGTTATGGACATTTCAGATCAATGGACTCATACAACATGTGGTCTTTTGTATCCTCTTTTCTCTTGAACTCAGCATGGCTTTAAGTTTCATCCACGTTGCAGCATGGGTCAGTTCTCCACTCCTTttcacagttgaataatattccactgtacaggtccaccacattttgcttatccattcctCTGCCGGTCTGGCTACTGCAAATGACGCGGCTGTGTCCACGCACGTACAGGTTTTTTGTGTGGACGTAAGTTTTCTGTTCTAGTGGGTATGTACCTTGGAGTGCAACTGCTGGGCCAAGTGGCCGCTCTGTGGGGTCGGAGCAGCAGGGTCACAGCCGAGGGCTGCGGAGGGAGGCCTTGGCCTTTCCCAGGGTGGGTCGCCTCTCCCTGCGCCTCAGttttcctcgtctgtaaaatgggggactCAAGGagtggaaataaaaaattttaagaaaaaaaagaaaaacgccTCGCTCCTCTTTCCGTTTTTCcgtcttttcccttcttttcgtttttgttttcctctttccgGTTCCTTTCCTCCCTTGGGTTCTTTACCTGCCCCTCTCCTCCtcattccttcttctctttcgGCTAAAGCGCGGGGGCCCGGGCCACCCGGCTCCTCGGGTCACGGGAACGAGGGCAGGTGGGGGCTGGACCGAGGCGCCGGGTCGGGAGCGGGGTCTGCGCGCTCTGCAGGGGAGGCCCTGCCCCCGGGCGCAGCCCCCGGCGGTCCCCAACCGCCCCGGCTCGCATTCCCGCCCCGCCGGCCCCGCCCGCCCGCGGCGCCCGCACGAAGGTGACGTCGGGGCGGCTCCGGCTGCCCCGCCCCCGCCTCCCCCGGGCTCCGGCTCGCCTCCCATTGGCCTGCGTGACCGGGGGCGGGCTCTGGGCGGGGCCGCGCCGAGCCCGCCCTGCCGGCCACGCCCCCTCCCCGGGGCCCCGCGCCCAGTCGGAGCCCAGCAGCTGGCGGAGCCGAGCAGGTCCCTAGGTAGGGAGTCGTCCGGGGGGCCCCCAGGAAGGGCGTGGGGGGCGCCCCGCCCCGAGGTCCCGGGAGCCGCCGGGACGGGACCTCGGCCGCCGCCCCCCCCAGCAGCCCCGGGTGCAGGGTCCCTTGGTCGGCCGGCAGGGGGCACCCGGCTGGCTTCTCTGGGCCCCCAGGAAATGCCCCGGCCGCCGGGGCCTCTTCGGGGGAGCCGGTTCCTCGTCCcctggggaaggggtgggtgtGGCTGCAGCAGAAAGGGTTTGGGGCGGGCGTCGGGCAGCACTTCCCGCCCGCCACCTGTTTTTTGCGTGCAGGGGAGCTGCCGCCGCCctcgcccctcccctcccctctccctccctcccccctcctccaccTCTCGCCCGCGCTTTCGCCTGCGGGCTTGAGCGGGAATGGATGGGGTGACTGGTGGCGCGGGGGGCGCGCGGGCCGGGGAGGTGGAGCCGCCCCCCTCAGCCGGGCCTGGCCGCTCCAGCTGTGGGCCCCGTGGTGGAACCCGGGCCAGCTCCCCGAGTGGGGGGTGAGtatggggagggggaggtgtgGGTGGGGACCGTCCTGGCGCCGCGCGGGTGGCGGCCTGCGGGGGAGGAGGGGCTCGCGGATGCGGGGGGGCCTCCGGGCCGGCGCCGACGACTTCACCCGCGGCCGCGCGGCGCGCCCAGGTCTGCAGGCCCGAAACGCCACCTTGTTTTTAGATTTTTTGTTAAAGGAAGCCCCACACCGCCTCGCCGTTCCGGGGTTGGAGTGGATACGTGCGTGGGGAGGGGGTCACCCCGCCGCAGGCATGGCCTCCGTTCTCCGAGGTGGGGGTGTCTCCTTGCAGTTATTTAGGAGCCCTctcggagcctcagtttcccgtTTTGTCGGTCGGGGCTATAATTTCCACTGGGAGGGGAATAAAAGGCTAGGTGGCTAGCCTGGTGCCCGGAGAAACGTTCGCTACTGTTCTTTTGAATTTATGAATTTCTGGGTCTCTCTGCGCCCAGTTCTGCGCCTCCGGTTCGTTCTCCACTGCGAAGCCAGAGAGAACTTGTGAAAACACAGTTGGTTCAGGTTAACCCCCGGCCCATTAAAACCGTCCCCTCATGTCCCCCTTGTGCCCAGTGCCTGGTTGctgcccgccccccgccccctccaGCCGCGCTCtgctccctgccctccctccttcGGGCCTTTGCCCCTGCAGGCCCTTCTCCCAGATTTCCCTCCATTTTTGAAGTCAAGCTTTAAAGCTCAGCCCCCGGGGCAGCCCCGATGACGTCCGGCCCTAGTACTGGTCACATCCCTCCCcgggagccccccccccccaccgccagGGCTGGATCGGGATCTGTTTCCGGGCgggggagctggggtgggggtggggggcgtccGCCCGGAGCTGAGCTGGGCCGGCGGGCCTGGGATCCGGGGGCGGGTGGAGGGAAGACGTTTTGTGTGTGCCGCCGGCAGCGTCCCGTCCGGCCGAGCTGGGGGAGTCAGGACATTTGATAGGTGTCCATCAGTAGGGGCCGCCCGGGAGGGCTGGAGTGTTCTAGACCGCCCCCGCCCGGCAGTTGCACCCCTGCGGCGCCACTGTGGTCTGCTGAGCTCGCCCTGCGTTTCCCTGGGGGCTGGCCCCCGGACGCTCCGCGggcccatttgacagatgaggaaactgaggcacggagaggTGAGGTCGCCTGCCAGGGGTCGTGGAGGGAGCCATGAGCAGAGACAGGGCTGAAACTCGGGTCCGGTGCCTAAGCCCCCGCGTCTCGTGGTGTGCGGGCTGGGCCGGGAGCACTTGGGCACCGCGGCTCGGTGCTCTCCGGGAGGGGCTGCGGGGCTGGCCCGGGGTCCTGGGCCGGCTCTGGGTGAGGCTGTGCGGGGCCTCCCGGTGGGGTGGGAGGAGCGGGCGGCAGTTCCCAGGTCGCTGGTCCTCGGGTTTCCGGCCTCTTCCCAGCACTGAGGGGCCCCAGGGGGCGGACGAGCAGTTCCCGGCTGTGCTGGGCACTGGAAGGGGGGGCCCCAGGGCTGCAGGCGCCCGGGCCTGGTGGTTTGTCCTTCTTTTGCGGCTGGGGCTATTGGCTCCCTGTCACTGGCAGGCAGTGGACTTGCCCGGGCTGGGCCCCTTCCCCTTGACTCCCAGTccacttccctcccctcctcctttcccttcccaccCCCTCCTCACCTCTCCCCCCTCCACCACACCCCTTCACTTGGCCCCTCTCTccacccctgccctcccctgaCAGACCCAGGCTCTCCCCGGGACAGTGGAGGGGAGTGGCAGAGGCCTGCCCCTCTGGCTGGTTCCCCGCCTCCCACTTCCAGGGACCCCTCTGTGGGGAATAgcacacccacccaccctccctgGCCCTGCCTTCAGCAGTTCTGCCAGGCTGGGGCTCAGCTGGgcggggcaggggagggaggcctcctctgcctcagtttacagatgagacTAGGGGTCATTTTGTGACTCCCCTGGAGGCCACCTGACCCATTTCCCTTCCATTTTCCCACACTGGGTCTCGGCCCTGCCTGCCCCTGAGCGAGCAGGTCCCTCCCGGCTACTTGGAGGGGGCCGAGGCCGAGGGTGGGGTCCAGCAGCCCTGGGAGCCCCGTGGAAAAGCAGGCGCCAGACCTGTGGAAACAGAATCTGCCTTTGAACCTGCTCCTGGGTTGGGCACTTCAGAGCAGGAGAAGCATTGGCTTAACCCtcgctgtgcctcagtttcttcacctgtaaaatggggctaataaaaGCACCTCCTCTGAGTTGGGCTAGTGTGAGGATTCATCTGGGGAATGTCGGTGGGCGGGGCCTCTCGGCATAGGGCAAATGAAAGCGGATCCACCCTGCTCACCCCTTCCTCTGCCCATGGGCACAAAGGCTCCTGCCTCCTGCAGCCCACTCTTGCATTTTCCTTAGGGTGAGCTAGTGTCAGTCCCACCTGCCAGCTGTGGCCTGGCCCTgaggctggggggtgggaggtgccTCAATCCAAGCCTAGCCATGGCCAGAAGCCCATGGGAAGCTCCATACACCCCTGTTTCATAGAGTAGGtttggagggtgttctagtttgcaagctgtcagaatgcaatatgccagaaacagaatggcttttaaaaagggaaatttattaggttGAGTGTCtctagttctaaggctgtgaaaatgtccaaattaaagcaagtctatagaaatgtccagtctaaagcatccaggaaaacataccttggttcaagaagactgatgacattcaggatttctcaactggaaaagttttctctccaggcttcttgtttcatgaaactccctccacatttccaaaggtctctggctgcatagtcTCTCAtcgctctttccaaaatggttcccttttaaagggtttcagtaagcagccccacttttaatgggtggtgacacatctccgtggaaaccatctaatcaaaagttaccacccacaattgggtgggtcacatctccatgggtaatcaaaaagctcccacccagcaatactgaatgaggattagagacatggcttttccagggtataccacagattcaaactggcaccgAGGGGCTCTGGGTTGGCCAAGAAGCCAGGCTGAGAATGAAGTACACAAGGTGAACCTGTTTTTGCTGCccttccccatctccctgtcctcACGGAAGGGTTTGAAGCTACTGAGAATGGAGCCTTGTGGAATGAATTGCACGCTCGTTCTCACTAAGGTGTGAAAGGCTGATAGCACCTTGGCACCTGCCAAGGTTTCCCTCCCTGGGCATTTGGCTCAGAAAAGACTCATCCTCAGTCAGGGGGGGGTTTcaggcagggagggtggggtcGTGGTTGGGAGGGTGATTAAACCTGGGACCCTGCAAAATTGGGTCCTGAGTCCCCCCAAATGGGGATGGGCTGGGGAGGAGTTAGGAAAGCCAGAACCTGATGTTGGGCTGAGCTCGTGGAACTTTCCAGGACAACCTGTAGGGCTTGTGGAAACTTCCCAGGCTATTTTGGGGAGAGGCCCCCTTCTCTAGTCTGCCCTTTCCCGGAGGGTGGAGACAGGGCCCTGCTGACACTTCTCCCTGGGACAGCTGGGGTGGGATTAGCTTCCTgcatccctccctgcctccctgcagACTCTAAACCCCCTCCTCTGGCTGGGCCGTTGTCAGATCCTGGGCTGGCTGAGGGGGGAGGGAgtatgggggtggaggtgggagtagTCATGGCCTACTACCCACCTCAAGCCTCTACCCCCACGctcctccttcctgcctccctctccccacccccaccctgaccctACATGCTGTATATTTCCCTGGCGTAtcttatgtgaccttgggcaagttactggaCCCTTTGTTCCTCAGTTTCCCCGGTGCTCTGGGGCTGAAATGTGTGACCTGCTCAGCGTGCTGCCCAGCCCCCTGGCTGTGACTGTCACTAGGGCCAAGTCTCCAATGAGGCCGAAGGGCCTCCGGGGCAGGACTTTCCGCTGTCCCGTGGCCTTGTTTCCTGCACACAGTGGGCGCAGCAGTGACTGTTGAATGGGGTTTCTTGGGACCCAGAGGGCAGGGCTCTGGTGGGCAAGGTTTCCCAATGCCCACACCCATCAAAGGCGTGCACACACGGGCAGTGTCAGGCTCGTGCTTGCACTTGCATGTGCACAGACAGCAACAGCGTCCACATATGTGTGTGCACAGATGGACACAGACACACCTACCCACAAATACGGGCACTGACATGCATGTGCAGAGACAGATTCACCTACATGCAGATGTGTGGCGTGTGTGCACATGCAGTGATGGACATACCCTTATGCACACATGCAGGACACACGAGCACGAGACACAGTTGTGAATCCGTCACGCTGATGGGCCTTGGGTTGGCTTTGGACCATTGGGGGTCCTGCCAGCCCGAGCTTCGAGCTTTCGGCTCCTGTTTGCTTCCTTCCTCCCCACCAGCTGAGGGAAACCAAAGGGGTACAGGGTCTGAGCACAGAGGGTGAGCCCCAGTTGTCCCAGGGACACTCTGAAGCCAGGCTTGTGGGTGGGACTAGGGCTGCTGCACACACCCCATGGGGAGCTTGGGCACCAGGAACCACAGAGCTGGCCCCAGGGTGATTGGCTCCCGCCGTCAGCTGTTTTCTTGGGAGCTGGCCATACCGGGAAAGGCTATTCACTCTGTCCTCCCTGCTGGGTGTACTGGGGGAGGTGAGTGGGGCTGGAGAAGGGGGCCCTGCAATTTGGGCCTGTTTCATGAACCCGGGGGGAGTTGGACATGGTAAGGGACACAGAGGCAGACAGACAGCTGCGGCTGCTGATGCCAATGATGTGTGGTTACTGAGCTGGCCTCACCTGCTTTTCCACCTTGTCTCCTGCCCCTTACCTCCCCAGCCTCCTCGCCGGACTTCAACCGCACCTGGGCCCTTGCcaacctcaggacctttgcacaggcTGCCCCTCTACCTGGAAGAGACTCTGATTTTCAAAGACTCTTATGGTTCAGGGTGCAACTCACGTTCTCTTTAGAGGGGCACCCCCACCCTGTTACTTTTTAATCCCTTTCTATTTCTTGAGAGCCCTTTTGGCAGTCTTTAATGATCTTGTTTCTGTATTTGTTTACCCGTTTATTCTCTGGCTCCAAGTTCAGCCCTGAATGGGGCTTGGAGCACCCGTTTGTTGAATGACTTTATGACAGTTACAGCAATAGCTAACAGTTACTGTGCACTTGCTCTGGGCAGATGGTATACCAAGTGCTTTAGCGTGTATTATTTCAACTTCAGCACAACGGTGAGTGGCAGGGACTATTATAtgctccattttccagatgaggaaaccgaggcctagagaggttaaataacttgcctgaaATCGCACAGCTGGCAGGTGGTAGGATTTGAAGTCAGATGTGCTTGACTccagaggaaaagagggaggtaAAGTTTGGGTTGGTGGGGACAGGGCCATTCTCTGCCTGTCCCTGATGTCCCAGGGCACTGCCACCCCCCTGCCCAGAACCCCGGGCCTTGGAACATTCCAGGACTCTATGACCTGTGCTGATGGGTCATGCTGGAGCCCTGACCCCCTGGGGGCAGCCGGTGCCTTTATGAGGTGGGGGCTCCCGGACTTGCGGCCCTCCCTGGCCGCGGCTGCAGCTGAGAGAAGAGGTCAGGGggcagctctgccacttcctcaGGAAGGCCATCCGGCCACCTCCCTTCCCAGCCGGACTGACACGCGGCCTGACAGGGGAGTTGGGGGGATGTTTTGGGAGGAGGCTGGCTGTGCCCCGAGGAGCTGGCCCAGGCCCCTGGGTGGATTGGCACAGGGGGCAGAGGGGACGTTGCTGGGACACGTGGGTCGAGAACTCAAGTGCCCTGGGGAACACATGGTTACTGTTAAGTAGAGGGGAGCTGGGATGGTGATCTGGGGGTCCAGggttcccataaattctgatcgTTTTTCAAGAGTGGCTGGAAATCTGGATTTTGAGGCAGACTGCCTAGATGTTTAAAAACTAACTtgcattttcaaatttgaaaatccGGGATGAGCCAGATGGCATCGGGGGCCGCGGGAGGCTGGTGGGCTGTGGGGGCTGGGCCCCAGGCTGCCATTTTAGCTGCTGGTCCTGGACTCTTCTGTGTCAGGTGACCCCGAGTGTTCAGGCTCCTCACCCCGTGTCGTGTCCCCATCGCTGTCCCTGAGCAGGTGCCGTGTGACGCCCACCCAGCTGCCCCTCTTTCctgttggggaaactgagtcgggagggaaggaagggaccAACAAGGGCTTTTGACTCCTGGCTTTTGCTCTTTCCACTTGACCTTGGGCCGCAGCCACAGTCGAACTGGCCCCTTCACGTTTATTCATTCATCGCAGCGTCCACGTTCTGATCTTGGCAAAACTGCCCCACACAAGGCAGCAGCTGTGGAACCCCTGCCCTCCAGCCTTCCTCCTGGGTCTGACCCAGCGTCTGCTCCGTGTGAGGGGCCGTAGAGGGAATTTGATTTCCTAGCAGCCGCCAGCGACCTGGCTGGGTGGAAATTTACTGAAGCGTCGTGGGTTCAGGCCAGCCTTTGAAATGCGCCTTCCCCTTTGAGTCCAGAGGTGGGGTTTAAGCCCCTCTTTGGTATGTGTCCAGGGTTTGCTGGAGGTGGACACTGTATAATGCTTACTgtttttgccccctttcctcatAAAGTCTGGCACAAAGCAGGGTTTGCAGAGGTTTCCCGAGCTGCTGGAGTCCTGGTCATGGGCAGTAGTAGGCACTGGAGAACTGCTGGCTGGGAaactcctccccctccctcctcctcccccttcctcctccccactccctctctcctcccccctcccccttccctcctccccctctcacctcctctccctcctccctcctccttctctccctcctctctttccACATGTATTTACCCAGTGCCCTGAGTGTGCCAGGTTTGGTGTGCTGGTCATTGGGGACATGGAAGGGACAGTGCCACCCTTGTCCTCTCGGAGCTCGTGTGTCATGGGGCAGGCCTGGCATTTCCGTGCAGAGCTGTGGTTGAGGGGCGCTCCTGGCTGTGGCAGGAGCCCCCAGGCCTGAGCCCCTGAGAGCCCCCTGTCTCTCTCCAGGTCAGCCATGTCATCTGAGCCTCCTCCCCCACCGTcacagccccccacccacccttcGGCCACCGGGCTGCTGGACGCTCCGCGGGCCCGTGAGCGCTCGCCATCCCCCGTGCGGGCCAATGTGGTCCCCAGCCCGCTGCCCACTCGCCGCACCAGGACTTTCTCCGCGTGAGTCTCCGGCCGCCCTGGGAGGCCTGGGGGGGTCTTCTCCAGACACGCCTCCCTCACCAGGCCAGGGCGCCTCTCTGGGCCGCAGTGCCCCTGTCTGTCTCTGGGGGGTGTTgggtcaggcccacccagagcTGTTCACAGCAGGGGTGAGGGACAGGTGGCAATGGGTGGGAAGCCTCTGGGGCCTTCAGATCATCTTCCCTTTGAGACCTCACCTTCCCCAGCTGCAAAGAGGGGCTTGTGGCAGATGCATTTCTGGAGCTGCATGAGCTGAGGCCAGGCTGCTATTgataattattaataatgattCCCCAGACAGATGCTCAGAACTCTTTCAGTCCAAACTCCTCtttccaaatgggaaaattgAGGCCTGCAAATAGGCTTGCTCACTGAGTCCTCCCTGCAGAGCTGGGGTCACCGGAGTCTGTGTGAATGGCTTCCAGAGTTGTGCAGTGCACAGCTTGCCCAGCAGGACATGGTGTCCCTTGCCAGGACCCCCCGGGGCCCAGCTATGGGTAGTGGGGGCTTTGAAGAGCTGGGTGGTCCTTGGGGAAGCCTGTGGCCGTCCTGGAGGGCTGACGTGgagcccctcaccccccacccccaccccccaggactGTGCGGGCCTCGCAGGGTCCAGTCTACAGAGGAGTGTGCAAATGCTTCTGCCGTTCCAAGGGCCACGGCTTCATCACCCCGGCCGACGGGGGCCCTGACATCTTCCTGCACATCTCCGAGTGAGTCTGGGCGGGCCAGGGGCCCCGGGGCTTGGGCAGGCGCTGCTCCATGGTGATAGGTACAGTGTATGACTAGGACAGCTGTGGGGGGCTGGGCGTGACAGGTGCCGGGAGTATGTGAGTGTGAGCTGTCAGTTGTGGTTGTGGGGAGTGAGTCGGCAGGTGTGTTGGTGGGGTGTGAGTTGGGTGTGGCTGTAGGGCTGTACATGACTGCACTGGCGTGTGTAAGGCCGTGGGCAGCAGCTCAAGTGCCTGGGGATGTCTGTGTGAATAGCCGTGTatgattgtgtgtgtgcatgtgtgtgtgtctgtgtgggaGATTCCAGCCATGTGCGTGCGTGCCCGTGGGTAGGGTCTGGGGACCCATTTCCTGCCTGCGGTGGGGACAGCCGCCTGGTGAGGAGTGACCCGGCCCTTCAACTCCGGGAGGTAGCTCAGGGCTGGACGCATTCTCCTGCCGCTGCGACACTGAtggccttccttccttcctgtcccGGGCCCTGGGACATGCTCAGCAGCTCTGCACCTCCTTTCAATGTGCCAAGGCCCTTCTCTGGCCCCCTACCCAGAAGCATCCCAGTTCCACCCCACAATGTTCCGTCTCAGACCACAGCAGGCATAGTCTTACCCTGCACAGCAGACCTGATGAAGAATCCAAAATCACTTTTTTTGAAAATAGGATCCTGTTGCGAAACCCCTGCTGCGATGGAAGAGCTGCCCCTCTTTTCCCACCAGCATTCCCACGGATCAGTGAGGCCCCTCAGTGTAGCCACGAGAGAGGTGTTAGGGAGATGCGTTTGTGTATGTATGGaggcacacatgcatacatgatGTATAGATGTGTTTGCCCCTTGCCTCTTCCCACACAGGATTTGCAGTGGGTTATAAGGATATATACTGTGCAACATGAAAaacaaatcagtaaaaaaaagacaagtaagAAAGGTGGAGATAAGTGATCCCTGGTTTTGTGGCTAGAAGCTGGCTGCAAATTTACTTCTGAGCTTCCTGGTGGCCAATTCAAAAAGGGAAGCACCATTAGCTGTAAGAGTCTCTGATCCAAACAGACCAGTTCCTGGAGAGCTGAAGGGGATTTTTCTCCTGGGCTCTCTTCAGGGTGGGCGTCTTGCTCCTCATGGGTGACATGGTGACTCTTGTAGAAAGTCAGGGAACCTTCCGGGGGTGGTCTTAGGGAGAGAACCCCACCTGGAACTTGGTTTAAGCACGAAAAAGGACTTTGTCGACGGCTCACTGGGCACCCGGGGAATTCAAGAGCCGAGAGGCAGCTTGGTTTCTCTCCCGGTCCTCGGCTCCCATGTTCATGTTACATGTGAGCACCTGAGGAGGGGCTGAGCGCTTATTTTCAGTCCCAGGGGAGGAGCTGACTGGGTGGGGCCGCAGTGGAGGAGCTGAGGTGGGAGGGCAGAGGGAGCAAACCCTGGGGAGGGCGCTGGGCGCTGAGTCGGTGGGGGCCCACCCGGCTGGGATGGTCTCTCGGGCTTGGAGCCGCGAGCCAAGCTGGGGCCTGAATTCTCCCTCTTTGCCCCTGCAGCGTGGAAGGGGAGTATGTTCCCGTGGAAGGCGATGAGGTCACCTACAAGATGTGCTCCATTCCGCCCAAGAACGAGAAGCTGCAGGCGGTGGAGGTGGTCATCACACACCTGGCGCCGGGCACCAAGCACGAGACGTGGTCCGGGCACGTCATCAGCTCCTAGGAGCCGCCGGCACCCTTCCTCCGGGGCGGCCGGGAGACTGCGGGGGGCGGCGCGGGCTGGAGGGGCCGCTGACAGCGGGAGACACGGGGCCTCCGGGGAGAGGCGCGGCCTCTTTCCGTGCTCTCCGGGAGGAAGGGATGTGGGGGGCAGGGGCCTGGGATGGGGTGGTCTCGGCCACCAGCACAACCTCTGACCATTGCAACCACCTCTCACCATctgaaaaacattaaaagcatttaaaaaaagaggcaCCCTCTGGTGGCCGGTGGAGGGCCCGTCCCCagcctggggtgggtgggtggggggctccCATGGGTGGAGCAGCCTGGACCCCCTCTACCTCCTGGTGTGGCCC includes:
- the CARHSP1 gene encoding calcium-regulated heat-stable protein 1; this encodes MSSEPPPPPSQPPTHPSATGLLDAPRARERSPSPVRANVVPSPLPTRRTRTFSATVRASQGPVYRGVCKCFCRSKGHGFITPADGGPDIFLHISDVEGEYVPVEGDEVTYKMCSIPPKNEKLQAVEVVITHLAPGTKHETWSGHVISS